The following nucleotide sequence is from Chryseobacterium sp. CY350.
TGAAGTAATTTTCAGCATTTTCAATTACTTTTACGACTTCCACATCTTCTTCGTTGTATACTAAAACTCCGCCCGCAGTAATACTCGCAACAAATTTTCTAAACTGATCAATGTAATCATCAAACGTTTTAAAAACATTGATGTGATCCCACGCAATACCGCTTAGTAAAGCAATATTCGGTTGATACAGTAAAAATTTGGAACGAAGATCTATCGGAGAAGAAAGATACTCGTCACCTTCCAAAACCATAAAATCATTGTCTTCCGTTAGTTTTACCATACAGTCGAAACCTTCAAGCTGTGCTCCCACCATAAAATCTACGTCTTTCTGGTGAAAATTCAGAACATGAAGAATCATTGAAGTGATCGTAGTTTTCCCATGCGAACCTGCGATGACAACGCGTGTTTTTGTTTTTGCCTGTTCGTATAAAAATTCGGGATAAGAGTATATTTTTAAACCTAAATCTTTCGCTTTTGCCAATTCAGGATTGTCCTGATGAGCGTGCATTCCGAGGATAACAGCGTCAATATCAGAAGTTATTTTATCGGGAAACCATCCCAACTCTTGAGGAAGAATATTTTTTTTTTCTAATCTTGATTTTGAAGGTTCAAAAATGGCATCATCTGAGCCGGAAACTTCATATCCTTTATCTTTTAACGCAATGGCA
It contains:
- a CDS encoding UDP-N-acetylmuramate--L-alanine ligase, which codes for MKTHFIAIGGSAMHNLAIALKDKGYEVSGSDDAIFEPSKSRLEKKNILPQELGWFPDKITSDIDAVILGMHAHQDNPELAKAKDLGLKIYSYPEFLYEQAKTKTRVVIAGSHGKTTITSMILHVLNFHQKDVDFMVGAQLEGFDCMVKLTEDNDFMVLEGDEYLSSPIDLRSKFLLYQPNIALLSGIAWDHINVFKTFDDYIDQFRKFVASITAGGVLVYNEEDVEVVKVIENAENYFRKIPYKTPEYEIVNGKVHLKTEMGDIPLSVFGAHNLLNLEGARHICHTLGIMDEDFYDAIMSFKGASKRLEKVEREDKGILYKDFAHAPSKVKAVVKAFCEQFKNEKKYGFLELHTYSSLNPIFLEQYDHAMDGLDEAIVFYSEDALKIKRMEPISPDLIKEKFKNENLKVFANAEELHAYWDSLDKTKGVYMMMSSGNFGGLDLTK